The following proteins are encoded in a genomic region of Glycine max cultivar Williams 82 chromosome 18, Glycine_max_v4.0, whole genome shotgun sequence:
- the LOC100526978 gene encoding uncharacterized protein LOC100526978, whose protein sequence is MLSEGSNNNNHSSKMSFRITKDDGFFSRLMAKEATTPNSSSRIFYYGETSVAVPFTWEAQPGTPKHPLSETSLPPLTPPPSYFSNKKSHNAKSRNYSKASNIFSSILPRRVGSRNSHPVSPASSSWSLSSSSSSSSSWSLAHYNNNYSSPSFSMRDKGPAPSKHNKCSNGFRGCYPFGNTRNANVNHGTVD, encoded by the coding sequence ATGCTGAGTGAAGGTTCCAACAACAATAATCACTCATCTAAAATGTCCTTCAGAATAACGAAGGACGATGGTTTCTTCTCTAGGCTAATGGCCAAGGAAGCCACCACCCCCAACTCTTCTTCAAGGATCTTCTATTACGGAGAAACTTCGGTTGCTGTTCCTTTCACATGGGAGGCACAACCTGGTACCCCAAAACACCCTTTGTCGGAGACATCTTTGCCTCCTCTTACACCCCCACCTTcctatttttcaaacaaaaagtcCCACAATGCCAAGAGTAGAAACTACTCCAAAGCCAGCAACATATTTTCAAGCATTTTGCCAAGGCGTGTAGGGTCAAGAAATTCTCATCCTGTGTCACCAGCATCGTCATCTTGGTCACTTTCTTCATCgtcttcgtcttcttcttcgTGGTCTTTGGCGcattacaataataattattcatCGCCCTCGTTTTCCATGAGAGACAAAGGTCCAGCTCCTTCGAAACACAACAAATGTTCTAATGGATTTAGAGGCTGCTATCCCTTTGGCAACACGAGGAACGCAAATGTAAACCATGGTACTGTGGACTAG
- the LOC100776514 gene encoding WEB family protein At2g40480, with the protein MAESRDAAAAAADGVPGTPAIREVRPESGTHAGIGSGGIRRVNFRAEIDTSPPFGSVKEAVTRFGGSGPWIPYFNNIENFDLKKVEEQAAELEKDLIVKELETLDVLEELGATKRIVEDLKQQLQKEAMKCLATRDVNSYEEAGTPVIKEKDEENCGNIVNDEEQVMQIPSPCSMSSSPDMILMELKKAKLNLGKTINELGVIQSSIESLNKKMKKEKNFLERTREKLASKFAAESAQERVQEQTRLNPPAPHVEFTFGNPANNFNSDSGQCNGMAETRRPEPSKPLSVYEEYGFSVKTAEIRWLAAKKMEEAARAAEAIALAEIKALSNAQRSLGFVLPEPEKVTFAFGERSPLNPKAQIPKESTLKKVIDSKFQIDETKISKLTILKKLEEAAEEVLHSKQVLTDALNRIETANRKQHAAKEALRRWIPEDDMKEYSTINCNKFNQTGIYQDSLQDVTRSTTANNDPKPALRPTISMRDVLSRKQVPEGYATRKEMEEHTERQKVALSQMLQALREDLTLPPKTEKDGNNQKPYVAQRKKFGFIQISLPLAKPNKKRG; encoded by the exons ATGGCCGAATCTCGAgacgccgccgccgccgccgccgatGGGGTTCCCGGAACGCCCGCCATAAGGGAAGTGAGACCCGAGTCGGGAACCCATGCGGGAATCGGGTCGGGTGGTATTCGGAGGGTTAATTTCCGAGCGGAGATTGACACGTCGCCGCCGTTTGGGTCGGTGAAAGAGGCCGTGACCCGTTTTGGAGGTAGCGGTCCTTGGATACCCtatttt AAcaacattgaaaattttgactTAAAGAAAGTAGAGGAACAAGCAGCAGAGTTGGAGAAGGATTTGATTGTCAAGGAACTTGAAACGCTTGACGTGCTTGAAGAATTAGGAGCTACCAAGAGGATTGTGGAGGACTTGAAGCAGCAGTTACAAAAGGAGGCTATGAAATGTTTAGCAACTCGAGATGTAAATTCATATGAAGAAGCTGGAACTCCTGTTATTAAGGAGAAGGATGAGGAAAATTGTGGAAATATTGTCAATGATGAAGAACAGGTGATGCAAATTCCAAGCCCATGCTCTATGTCATCATCACCTGATATGATCTTAATGGAGTTGAAAAAAGCCAAATTGAATCTAGGCAAAACTATAAATGAACTTGGGGTGATACAATCCTCGATTGaatctttgaataagaagatgaagaaggagaaaaatttTCTGGAGAGGACACGTGAAAAGCTAGCATCAAAGTTTGCAGCAGAATCTGCTCAAGAGAGGGTCCAAGAGCAAACAAGATTGAATCCACCGGCCCCTCATGTAGAGTTCACCTTTGGTAACCCTGCAAATAATTTCAATTCTGATTCTGGGCAGTGCAATGGAATGGCAGAGACAAGAAGACCTGAACCTTCAAAGCCCTTAAGTGTATATGAAGAATATGGATTTAGTGTTAAAACTGCTGAGATAAGGTGGCTTGCGGctaaaaagatggaagaagctGCAAGGGCAGCAGAAGCTATTGCTCTTGCTGAAATCAAGGCTCTATCTAATGCCCAGAGATCTTTAGGATTTGTTCTGCCAGAACCTGAGAAAGTCACTTTTGCTTTTGGAGAGCGCTCTCCCCTAAACCCCAAGGCTCAGATACCCAAGGAGTCAACCTTGAAGAAGGTAATAGATTCCAAGTTTCAAAttgatgaaacaaaaatttCTAAGCTGACAATTTTGAAGAAGTTGGaggaagcagctgaagaagttCTACACAGCAAACAAGTCTTGACAGATGCTTTAAACAGAATTGAAACTGCAAACAGAAAGCAACATGCTGCTAAGGAGGCTCTAAGGAGATGGATTCCAGAGGATGATATGAAGGAGTATAGCACTATTAATTGCAACAAGTTTAATCAAACTGGAATTTATCAAGATTCTCTGCAGGATGTAACCAGGTCAACAACAGCAAACAATGATCCAAAGCCTGCTTTAAGGCCCACAATTTCAATGAGAGATGTACTTAGCAGAAAGCAGGTTCCTGAAGGATATGCTACAAGAAAGGAGATGGAAGAGCACACTGAACGGCAAAAGGTAGCGTTGAGTCAAATGCTTCAAGCATTGAGGGAAGATCTAACTCTTCCACCAAAGACTGAGAAAGATGGGAACAATCAGAAGCCGTACGTAGCACAGAGGAAGAAATTTGGATTCATTCAAATATCACTCCCCTTGGCAAAGCCAAATAAGAAAAGGGGATGA